One window of Novipirellula aureliae genomic DNA carries:
- a CDS encoding M28 family peptidase — translation MIKQRKQKGSERRDTQTTKTSADAGIRKWLFRLNLLFGVVIVLFVAALVTRSFNRSSSNASGVPVESPTVGPIPSRYDADRAFGYLEQLCAIGRRPSGSEGMQEQQTLLTKFFEERDAVVSMQTFQIRHPEDGSNVEMANLIARWNPESEKRFLFCAHYDTLPFPEQDPVNPRGYFVGANDGASGTAALMELANQFKDLPANIGVDIVLFDGEEFVFDSSRDDFFLGSTFFAKKYAATEDVVPYRAGILLDMVGDKELKLYYEKNSLRYAREVARGVWSVAARLGVTAFTPRSRHEILDDHLPLNQIAKIPTIDIIDFDYPRPGFGAPRYWHTEQDVPANCSGKSMTAVVWVVHQWLLQEGAQ, via the coding sequence ATGATCAAACAACGTAAACAAAAGGGTTCGGAGCGAAGGGATACGCAGACGACGAAAACCTCAGCGGACGCAGGTATACGGAAGTGGTTATTCCGGCTCAACCTGCTGTTTGGCGTGGTGATAGTGCTGTTTGTGGCCGCGCTCGTGACTCGCTCGTTCAATCGGTCGTCTTCCAACGCAAGTGGTGTCCCTGTGGAAAGTCCGACGGTCGGGCCAATCCCCAGCCGTTATGACGCAGATCGGGCGTTTGGATATCTAGAACAATTGTGTGCTATCGGTCGCCGTCCATCGGGCTCCGAAGGAATGCAAGAGCAACAAACGCTATTAACCAAGTTCTTTGAAGAACGGGACGCCGTCGTTTCAATGCAAACGTTTCAAATTCGCCATCCCGAAGATGGCTCAAACGTCGAGATGGCGAATCTAATTGCTCGTTGGAATCCAGAATCTGAAAAGCGATTTTTGTTTTGCGCCCACTATGATACGTTGCCATTTCCCGAGCAGGATCCCGTCAATCCGCGAGGCTATTTTGTCGGAGCGAATGACGGAGCGAGCGGGACCGCGGCACTGATGGAACTGGCGAACCAGTTCAAAGATCTTCCCGCAAACATTGGGGTCGATATCGTCTTGTTCGATGGCGAAGAATTTGTGTTTGATTCCTCTCGAGACGACTTTTTCCTGGGGTCGACGTTCTTTGCTAAAAAGTATGCCGCGACCGAGGATGTGGTTCCCTATCGGGCGGGGATTCTTCTCGACATGGTCGGCGATAAAGAACTAAAGCTTTACTACGAAAAGAACAGTTTGCGATATGCTCGCGAAGTCGCGCGAGGCGTGTGGAGTGTGGCAGCTCGGCTAGGCGTAACCGCGTTCACTCCTCGATCACGACACGAAATACTCGATGACCACTTGCCGCTCAACCAAATTGCCAAGATTCCCACGATCGACATTATCGATTTCGATTACCCGCGTCCCGGTTTCGGCGCCCCACGCTATTGGCATACCGAGCAAGACGTGCCGGCGAACTGCAGCGGAAAGTCGATGACCGCCGTCGTTTGGGTTGTCCATCAATGGCTGCTCCAAGAGGGTGCCCAGTAG
- a CDS encoding DUF4332 domain-containing protein, with product MNKPLLSILKAAHCRSTHHFFAIDALPMVQTEPGKRLTTLLLCHHDRYLAGAKDPDTRFRDFQNHVVHVENNYWGGAPRVAHAWYGRLMKYLRADRFADAAHAAGVLSHYFTDPLQPLHTAQSDREKVLHRPIEWSITKSYHSIFQHWVNDDLRVVFQLSDGEQWLGEAILHGARFANRKYQFLLDRYRLEEGVKDPPSGLDEETRDMLAELFGLAITGWARVLERAAMEAESIRMTPIPKHSLTLATLMSTIKMPTRLWMRRIESKVQKLKIQKLFEEYRQTGDVIVNLPSDIDIVHRVVKIHQSEMAWNEKRRKASEKKVEPIEPQSQEPTKSKTAVESTPAILPFVKPGLGNLADHDPIVDAPSIGPKTAARFEAIGIHTVGEFRKAIPTEVAQLLATYWITRETIEEWQSQTTLMCEVPRLRVRDAQMLCGAGCKNAVDVANSDVSELHQEILRYSATSSGRRYLRDAKPPSRAEVGKWILSLRSDTAVSPVLRSA from the coding sequence ATGAACAAGCCTTTGCTTAGCATTCTGAAAGCAGCCCATTGTCGCAGCACGCATCATTTCTTTGCGATTGACGCCTTGCCGATGGTACAAACCGAGCCCGGAAAACGTCTGACCACGCTTTTGCTATGTCATCATGATCGCTATTTGGCTGGTGCGAAAGATCCGGATACCCGCTTTCGTGACTTCCAAAACCACGTTGTCCACGTCGAAAACAATTATTGGGGGGGGGCTCCTCGAGTCGCACACGCGTGGTATGGGCGCTTAATGAAATACCTCCGTGCCGACCGGTTTGCCGACGCTGCCCACGCCGCAGGCGTCCTAAGCCACTACTTTACCGACCCACTGCAACCGCTGCACACGGCTCAATCCGACCGTGAAAAAGTACTACACCGACCCATCGAATGGAGCATCACGAAGTCGTACCATTCGATTTTCCAACATTGGGTGAATGATGACCTACGAGTTGTCTTTCAGCTCTCCGATGGCGAACAATGGCTGGGCGAAGCCATTCTGCACGGTGCTCGGTTTGCCAATCGCAAGTACCAATTCTTGCTCGATCGCTACCGATTGGAGGAGGGCGTGAAAGACCCACCGTCAGGCTTGGATGAGGAAACTCGAGATATGCTAGCAGAGCTTTTTGGGCTGGCGATCACCGGATGGGCGAGAGTGCTTGAGCGGGCGGCAATGGAAGCGGAATCGATTCGGATGACGCCAATCCCGAAACATTCCTTGACGCTAGCGACATTGATGTCGACCATCAAAATGCCCACTCGGCTGTGGATGCGAAGGATCGAATCGAAAGTCCAAAAACTAAAAATCCAAAAACTTTTTGAAGAGTATCGGCAAACAGGCGACGTGATCGTCAACTTGCCAAGCGATATCGATATCGTGCATCGTGTCGTTAAAATTCATCAAAGTGAAATGGCGTGGAACGAAAAGCGTCGCAAAGCGAGTGAAAAGAAAGTCGAACCGATTGAGCCACAATCTCAAGAACCGACGAAATCGAAAACGGCGGTAGAATCAACACCGGCCATTCTGCCATTCGTCAAACCGGGACTTGGGAATTTGGCTGACCATGACCCGATCGTCGACGCACCTTCCATCGGTCCGAAAACGGCAGCCCGGTTTGAAGCGATCGGTATCCATACGGTTGGCGAATTCCGAAAAGCGATACCTACCGAAGTCGCTCAGTTACTAGCAACGTATTGGATCACGCGCGAAACAATCGAAGAATGGCAATCTCAAACCACGTTGATGTGCGAAGTCCCCCGGCTTCGCGTCCGTGATGCTCAAATGCTTTGCGGTGCTGGTTGTAAAAATGCCGTTGATGTTGCCAATAGCGATGTGAGTGAATTGCATCAAGAAATTTTGCGCTACTCGGCGACTTCATCAGGTCGTCGCTACTTGAGAGATGCCAAACCACCAAGCCGAGCCGAAGTGGGAAAATGGATACTAAGCCTGCGAAGTGATACTGCCGTATCGCCCGTCTTGAGATCCGCGTAA
- a CDS encoding enoyl-ACP reductase FabI, whose product MNENDSAEPLFDFLGLQNKTILVMGVANKKSVAFAISKTIRQAGAKVIYTVRSESRKESLARLLGDSEMIVCDVEDQSQIDSLKDVLTDRGVVLDGLVHSIAFADYPEGIRPFHETTRQQFLQAVDISAYSLISVCNALKDRFSKNASVVTIGISTTRMASESYGFMAPIKAALQSSLAFLTKSFSRFSEVRFNSVSAGLLKTSASAGIPGYVDSYLYAEKVIPRGRAVSTEEVASTAAFLLSPRSSGIAAQSIVVDAAMETNYFDAKLIEAVTAQDID is encoded by the coding sequence GTGAACGAGAACGATTCCGCCGAACCCCTCTTTGACTTTTTGGGCTTGCAGAATAAGACGATCTTGGTAATGGGCGTTGCCAATAAAAAGAGTGTTGCTTTTGCCATTTCCAAGACGATCCGCCAAGCGGGCGCCAAAGTGATTTACACGGTGCGTAGCGAATCACGCAAGGAAAGCTTAGCAAGACTGCTTGGCGATTCCGAAATGATTGTTTGCGATGTCGAGGACCAATCGCAAATCGATTCGCTAAAGGACGTGCTGACCGACCGCGGCGTGGTCCTCGATGGATTGGTTCATTCGATCGCATTCGCCGACTACCCCGAAGGTATCCGCCCGTTTCATGAAACGACTCGCCAGCAATTTCTGCAGGCGGTAGATATCTCGGCCTATTCACTCATCAGTGTCTGCAATGCTCTGAAGGATCGGTTTTCAAAGAATGCGTCGGTCGTGACGATCGGAATCAGTACGACTCGGATGGCCAGCGAAAGCTATGGATTTATGGCACCAATCAAAGCAGCATTGCAATCGTCGTTGGCCTTCTTGACGAAATCGTTCAGTCGATTTAGCGAAGTGCGGTTCAACAGCGTATCGGCAGGCCTCTTGAAAACGAGTGCGTCAGCGGGGATTCCCGGATATGTCGATTCCTACTTATACGCCGAAAAGGTGATCCCTCGTGGCCGCGCCGTTTCGACGGAGGAAGTCGCGTCGACGGCCGCGTTTCTGCTAAGTCCTCGCAGCAGCGGCATCGCGGCCCAATCGATTGTCGTTGACGCGGCGATGGAGACAAATTATTTCGATGCCAAGCTGATCGAAGCGGTCACGGCCCAGGATATCGATTAA
- the ilvE gene encoding branched-chain-amino-acid transaminase, translated as MNQHIYINGEYFDRENAKVSVFDHGLLYGDGVFEGMRIYHGKVFRLREHLQRLWDSAQAIALTIPMSIDQMTIDVNKTVAKNDLENGYIRLIVTRGAGPLGLDPFRCSNPQVIIIADTIKLYPEEYYEDGLELVTASTIRNHPAALSPRIKSLNYLNNIMAKIEGLKAGCIEALMLNHKGEVAECTGDNIFLVRDGVLITPPIDAGILEGITRDVVLELAADLGIAVREVPISRYDVYVADECFLTGSAAEVIPAVRIDDRIIGDGKPGPVTKQLTEAFRKLIRQA; from the coding sequence ATGAATCAACATATCTATATTAATGGCGAGTACTTTGACCGCGAAAACGCCAAGGTTAGCGTTTTTGACCACGGACTCCTTTATGGCGACGGCGTCTTCGAGGGGATGCGGATCTATCATGGCAAGGTGTTCCGGCTTCGTGAGCACCTCCAACGATTGTGGGATTCCGCCCAGGCGATTGCGCTGACCATCCCAATGTCGATCGATCAAATGACAATCGACGTCAATAAGACGGTCGCAAAAAACGATCTGGAAAACGGCTACATCCGGCTCATCGTCACTCGCGGTGCAGGCCCTCTCGGGCTCGACCCGTTCCGATGCAGCAATCCGCAAGTGATCATCATCGCCGACACGATCAAGCTGTATCCCGAAGAATACTACGAAGATGGACTCGAACTCGTGACCGCGTCAACCATCCGTAACCACCCTGCAGCACTCAGCCCTCGGATCAAATCGCTCAATTATTTGAACAACATCATGGCCAAAATCGAAGGCTTGAAAGCAGGGTGCATTGAGGCCTTGATGCTAAACCATAAAGGCGAAGTTGCCGAATGTACCGGCGACAACATCTTCTTGGTGCGTGATGGCGTATTGATCACGCCACCAATCGACGCAGGCATTCTTGAAGGCATCACTCGCGACGTTGTCTTAGAATTGGCAGCCGATTTAGGGATAGCGGTTCGTGAGGTTCCGATTTCACGCTACGATGTCTACGTCGCCGACGAATGCTTCTTGACCGGAAGCGCCGCCGAAGTGATCCCGGCGGTCCGGATCGATGACCGCATCATCGGCGACGGCAAACCGGGTCCAGTGACCAAGCAGTTGACCGAGGCCTTTCGAAAACTAATCCGGCAAGCTTAA
- a CDS encoding NADP-dependent isocitrate dehydrogenase, which translates to MSETTADLIYTYTDEAPCLATFSLLPIVEAFTKTAGVKIATKDISLAGRILATFPEAVSEKDRSLSHNALAELGKLVKHPEANIVKLPNISASIPQLTEAIAELQAAGFSVPDYPADPKSDSEKEVRAKYAGVLGSAVNPVLREGNSDRRVAAPVKKYAQAHPHSMGEWSSDSPTRVAHMTDGDFYGSEKSAVIPGADSLQITFVDSTGNETVLRESVQVDAGEVVDASCMSVAKLRQFYAAEVKAARDQGVLLSLHLKATMMKVSDPVLFGHAVAVYYADVFSKHADTFAELDVDLKNGMGGVEAKLKTLPEEKQAEIRADIDAVYQQGPELAMVDSDRGITNLHVPSDVIIDASMPAAIRTSGMMWGPDGKLHPMIAMIPDRCYAGVYQQVIDFCKKNGAFDVTKMGSVSNVGLMAKKAEEYGSHDKTFELPQSGTVRVTDSKNNLLFEQSVEKGDVWRMCQAKDVAIRDWVKLAVERARLTGDLAIFWLDNNRAHDANLIAKVEAYLKDHDTSSCEIRILDPVAATQATCERAKQGLDTISVTGNVLRDYLTDLFPILELGTSAKMLSIVPLLAGGGLYETGAGGSAPKHVQQFVKEGHLRWDSLGEFLALAVSLDDLGRKKSDAKIQVLAESLDKANEMFLTHNRSPSRKVGELDTRGSHFYLAMYWARALADQTKDAEIASTFKPIADAIEQDENKIVAELNDAQGHAVDLGGYYLLDKEKTGRAMRPSETFNQILAKLV; encoded by the coding sequence ATGTCCGAAACGACTGCGGATCTCATCTATACCTACACTGACGAAGCACCCTGTTTGGCGACGTTTTCCCTGTTGCCAATCGTCGAAGCTTTCACCAAAACGGCTGGCGTCAAAATTGCTACCAAGGACATCTCGTTGGCTGGCCGGATATTGGCAACGTTCCCTGAGGCGGTATCCGAAAAGGACCGCTCTCTCAGCCATAACGCTTTGGCGGAACTTGGCAAATTGGTCAAACATCCCGAAGCAAATATCGTCAAGCTGCCGAACATCAGTGCTTCCATCCCGCAGTTGACCGAAGCCATCGCCGAATTGCAGGCAGCTGGCTTCTCGGTCCCCGACTATCCTGCTGATCCTAAGTCCGATTCCGAAAAAGAGGTTCGAGCCAAGTACGCTGGTGTACTCGGTAGCGCCGTCAATCCCGTTCTTCGCGAAGGCAATTCGGATCGCCGAGTCGCGGCTCCTGTCAAGAAGTACGCTCAAGCCCATCCCCATTCGATGGGTGAGTGGAGCAGCGATTCACCGACTCGCGTCGCCCACATGACGGACGGCGATTTTTACGGCAGCGAAAAATCAGCGGTCATCCCCGGTGCGGACTCACTGCAGATCACATTTGTCGATTCGACAGGCAACGAAACGGTGTTGCGTGAATCGGTCCAAGTTGACGCGGGCGAAGTGGTCGATGCATCATGCATGAGCGTGGCGAAGCTACGCCAGTTCTATGCTGCCGAAGTCAAGGCTGCCCGCGATCAAGGCGTCCTGCTGTCGCTACATCTCAAGGCGACGATGATGAAGGTGTCCGATCCTGTTTTGTTTGGCCATGCCGTTGCCGTCTATTACGCCGATGTGTTTTCCAAACATGCCGATACCTTTGCGGAACTCGACGTTGATCTCAAGAATGGGATGGGAGGTGTTGAAGCAAAACTGAAAACGTTGCCTGAAGAAAAACAGGCTGAAATCCGAGCTGACATCGATGCTGTCTATCAGCAAGGTCCTGAATTGGCGATGGTCGATTCGGATCGTGGGATCACCAATTTACATGTTCCCAGTGACGTCATCATTGATGCATCGATGCCAGCGGCGATACGCACCTCAGGCATGATGTGGGGACCAGATGGGAAACTTCATCCGATGATCGCCATGATTCCGGATCGATGCTACGCAGGTGTTTATCAACAAGTGATCGACTTTTGCAAAAAGAACGGTGCCTTCGATGTTACGAAGATGGGCTCGGTGAGCAATGTCGGGTTGATGGCGAAGAAGGCGGAAGAGTACGGATCGCACGACAAGACCTTTGAGTTGCCGCAGTCGGGAACCGTGCGTGTGACCGACTCCAAGAACAATCTCCTATTTGAACAGTCAGTGGAAAAGGGCGACGTTTGGCGAATGTGCCAAGCCAAAGATGTCGCGATTCGCGATTGGGTGAAATTGGCGGTGGAGCGAGCGCGACTGACCGGCGACCTGGCGATTTTCTGGCTCGATAACAATCGTGCCCACGATGCGAACCTGATTGCTAAAGTCGAAGCCTACTTGAAAGATCACGACACATCATCATGCGAAATTCGTATTCTCGATCCCGTTGCGGCGACGCAGGCGACTTGTGAACGAGCCAAGCAGGGACTCGATACAATCTCGGTCACCGGCAATGTCCTGCGTGATTACTTGACCGACTTGTTCCCGATTTTAGAATTGGGGACGAGTGCCAAGATGTTGTCGATCGTCCCGCTGCTTGCGGGGGGCGGTTTGTACGAAACGGGGGCCGGCGGATCGGCACCCAAGCATGTGCAACAATTTGTCAAAGAAGGCCATTTGCGTTGGGATTCACTTGGCGAATTCTTGGCATTAGCCGTTTCGCTCGACGATCTTGGGCGGAAAAAGTCGGATGCGAAAATTCAAGTGCTTGCTGAATCCCTCGATAAAGCAAATGAAATGTTTCTCACCCACAACCGATCGCCATCGCGAAAAGTGGGTGAGCTTGACACTCGCGGAAGCCATTTTTATCTGGCGATGTACTGGGCACGGGCGTTGGCTGATCAGACCAAGGATGCGGAAATCGCTAGCACGTTTAAGCCGATCGCCGATGCAATCGAACAAGACGAAAACAAGATTGTTGCCGAGCTGAATGACGCACAAGGGCACGCGGTCGATCTCGGCGGTTACTACCTGTTAGACAAAGAAAAAACAGGTCGTGCGATGCGTCCGAGCGAAACCTTCAACCAGATCCTGGCCAAGTTGGTTTAG